From a region of the Impatiens glandulifera chromosome 4, dImpGla2.1, whole genome shotgun sequence genome:
- the LOC124935554 gene encoding protein SMALL AUXIN UP-REGULATED RNA 10-like, which translates to MAFADEEKKKNLIIKTWKRCRSMGRHNNNNSNNNNDNNKSPFLSKCNSWDESLTSMAPDGCFNVYVGPVRRRFSVKIEWANHQLFRMLLEDAELEYGFKSQGPIMLPCDVDVFLGVMAQIENGGPESGSCSPFSSGERFNGVGNVKQGIPMFQLSISQK; encoded by the exons gaaaaatctgATCATCAAAACATGGAAACGGTGTCGTTCAATGGGCCGtcacaacaataataatagtaataataataatgataataataaatctcCATTTCTCTCAAAGTGCAATTCATGGGATGAATCTCTAACTTCGATGGCGCCGGACGGTTGTTTCAACGTTTATGTCGGACCGGTTCGCCGGCGGTTTTCTGTCAAGATAGAATGGGCCAATCATCAACTATTCAGAATGTTGCTCGAAGATGCTGAATTGGAATATGGGTTTAAAAGTCAAGGCCCAATAATGTTGCCGTGTGATGTTGATGTGTTTTTGGGAGTTATGGCCCAAATTGAAAATGGTGGGCCTGAAAGTGGTTCTTGTAGCCCATTTAGTTCTGGTGAACGGTTTAATGGTGTCGGGAATGTGAAACAAG GAATACCGATGTTCCAGTTATctatttctcaaaaataa